The Calditrichota bacterium genome has a window encoding:
- a CDS encoding T9SS type A sorting domain-containing protein — MTGVSRVAIALIFASIAANAALIRVPQDAPTIQGAIDLAQVRDTVMIDSGRYVESVEVPSRGLTLCSSFILSGDTNDIQGCVWQGVNNGDDSLRCISSDAVSGNDPTLHIIGIRFVNSGTYFLDEGGAIRIFLQDAEIEHCRFDSCYAGYGGAIAVRLGSAVISNCTFSNCGQLRLASVLRVREGRVLMDTCVVENDTTFEDIFETPVLFWVQASNLTVRNTVFRNIGYYPYEWGGTFVYGSKPPDSVEFIGCEAYDNHIEVMVSDGGLPIRYLRIDSCHFHDNILTQALYDQSSFDSLTTFQAIGNVFESFAPYARAQMHGLFALDTASQNETRVEFNLVQDIHGGHTSFCSIFGNSHRQRTVKRNFILDNSNHSVTWPPSGQVLTLGDGDRELEENIFAGNIGYAVYQGPINATSYAQRNYWNHATGPYDSVGNPGGQGDTVEWRIQYEPWEEDTSFFESATEPRVTVEVPESFIENSYPNPFNGNVTIEFVVRRQQEIVLDIFDLTGQKVITLFSGRINAGVHVRVWQPETQASGVYFARLAGGDGAKSTAKLMYLK, encoded by the coding sequence GTGACTGGCGTGTCAAGAGTGGCCATTGCCTTGATATTTGCGAGCATAGCAGCCAATGCCGCGCTGATTCGTGTCCCGCAAGATGCGCCCACGATTCAGGGTGCCATTGATCTCGCGCAGGTACGTGATACGGTTATGATCGACTCGGGTAGATACGTTGAATCCGTTGAAGTACCATCGCGCGGCCTAACATTATGCAGCTCGTTTATTTTGTCAGGCGACACCAATGATATTCAGGGTTGCGTATGGCAAGGGGTCAACAACGGCGACGATTCACTGCGGTGCATAAGCAGCGATGCTGTATCTGGAAACGATCCAACCCTTCACATTATTGGCATCCGCTTTGTGAACTCGGGTACATATTTTCTCGATGAAGGCGGTGCAATAAGAATCTTCCTTCAAGACGCTGAAATCGAGCATTGCCGTTTCGATTCTTGTTATGCCGGGTATGGCGGCGCAATAGCAGTCCGACTTGGAAGTGCGGTAATTTCGAACTGCACGTTTTCAAATTGCGGACAGCTTCGGTTGGCCTCGGTATTGCGAGTTCGAGAAGGCAGGGTGCTAATGGACACCTGTGTGGTCGAGAATGACACAACCTTCGAAGACATTTTCGAAACTCCAGTGTTGTTTTGGGTGCAGGCAAGTAACTTAACGGTCCGCAACACAGTTTTTCGCAACATTGGGTACTACCCATACGAATGGGGCGGAACATTTGTTTATGGATCAAAACCGCCCGACTCCGTTGAGTTTATCGGATGTGAGGCTTACGACAACCACATTGAAGTCATGGTGTCCGACGGCGGACTTCCCATCAGGTACCTGCGAATCGACAGTTGTCACTTCCACGACAACATTTTGACTCAAGCCTTATACGACCAAAGCAGTTTCGACTCGCTAACGACATTCCAAGCAATTGGCAATGTGTTTGAATCATTTGCGCCGTACGCCCGAGCACAGATGCATGGACTCTTTGCTTTGGACACCGCATCGCAGAATGAAACGCGCGTGGAATTCAACTTGGTGCAAGACATCCACGGTGGTCACACTTCTTTTTGCAGCATTTTCGGAAACAGCCATAGACAGCGAACCGTAAAACGAAACTTCATCCTCGACAACTCCAATCACTCTGTTACGTGGCCGCCCTCAGGTCAAGTGCTGACTCTTGGCGACGGCGACAGGGAGCTTGAAGAGAACATTTTTGCGGGCAATATTGGCTACGCGGTCTATCAGGGCCCCATCAACGCAACGTCTTACGCGCAGCGAAATTACTGGAATCATGCAACGGGACCATACGATTCCGTGGGCAATCCGGGGGGGCAAGGAGATACTGTTGAGTGGAGAATTCAGTATGAGCCGTGGGAAGAAGATACGAGCTTTTTCGAATCAGCAACAGAACCGCGAGTTACCGTTGAGGTACCAGAGAGTTTCATCGAAAACAGCTATCCAAATCCGTTCAATGGAAACGTGACGATTGAGTTTGTGGTGCGGAGGCAGCAGGAGATTGTGCTGGATATTTTTGACTTGACAGGGCAGAAAGTAATCACGCTCTTTTCGGGGAGAATAAATGCGGGGGTGCATGTTCGAGTGTGGCAACCGGAAACGCAGGCGAGCGGTGTCTATTTTGCAAGACTTGCAGGTGGGGATGGTGCGAAGTCCACGGCGAAATTGATGTACTTGAAATAA
- a CDS encoding PhnD/SsuA/transferrin family substrate-binding protein: MGAVAYDPKVVTIWNGFKEYFLRNGLDFDYVLFSNYERQVQAHFDGLIHVAWNSPLAWIQSEQIAKATGRHAVAVMMRDTDCDLTSVVIVRRNEGYKNIGDLRGKRVAVGAKDSPQATLIPLKEFVNAGLEPDEDFKVVPFDVLVGLHGDHVGGERDAAIALANGDADAACVLEANYAMFEQDGTLKPDSTKVLARTPLFDHCNFTVLDGAPTKDIARFCELLQDMKYEDPELRPLLDMEGLKQWKVGRLKGYEALSHAIDHFGTIEEFVESAGARCR; this comes from the coding sequence ATGGGCGCAGTGGCCTATGATCCGAAGGTCGTGACGATTTGGAACGGCTTTAAGGAATATTTTCTGCGCAACGGATTGGATTTCGACTATGTGTTGTTTTCCAACTACGAGCGGCAGGTGCAGGCGCATTTCGACGGATTGATTCACGTTGCTTGGAATTCTCCGCTGGCGTGGATTCAATCTGAGCAGATCGCGAAAGCGACGGGCCGCCATGCCGTGGCGGTGATGATGCGCGACACCGATTGCGATTTGACGTCGGTGGTGATCGTGCGCCGCAACGAAGGTTACAAGAATATCGGTGACCTGCGCGGAAAGCGAGTGGCCGTAGGGGCCAAAGATTCTCCGCAGGCGACGCTGATTCCGCTCAAAGAATTCGTAAATGCGGGGCTTGAGCCGGACGAGGACTTCAAGGTCGTGCCGTTTGACGTGTTGGTTGGATTGCACGGCGATCACGTCGGCGGCGAACGTGACGCGGCGATTGCTTTGGCAAACGGCGACGCGGATGCAGCCTGCGTGCTCGAAGCGAACTACGCGATGTTTGAACAGGACGGAACGCTGAAGCCGGACAGCACGAAGGTATTAGCAAGAACGCCGCTGTTCGATCACTGCAATTTCACGGTGTTGGACGGCGCGCCGACCAAGGACATCGCGAGGTTCTGCGAACTGTTGCAGGATATGAAGTACGAAGATCCGGAACTCAGGCCGCTGCTCGACATGGAGGGTTTGAAGCAATGGAAAGTCGGGCGCTTGAAAGGCTACGAGGCGCTCTCGCATGCGATCGACCATTTCGGGACGATTGAAGAATTTGTGGAGAGTGCGGGAGCGCGGTGTCGGTGA
- a CDS encoding T9SS type A sorting domain-containing protein: MFARIVFTFFFLTGVTHALVRNVPAEFETVQEAILACGDGDTVLVADGHYVENIDFRGRNIVVASHYLLDEDVAHIHNTILDGSEPEYPDSGSVVRIINGEDSTTALIGFTITGGTGTKFRDQDDNLFYVEGGGIIIENSYPLIAFNVIVNNQATRTTPGATSSGGGGIRYGYCAPRIHNNIILSNSGRYGGGVVGFFADGDIRNNVVAENSGGNAYGGGGLWFGGAGHTNTVINNTIVGNESIQSGGGIRLYAGTLSGHGNILWGNHANSGSQQVGGNSSNIHLDYCCVEGGLNGTDNISNYPLFTAQNLYLESMSTCIDAGSPDPQWNDSDTTRNDIGCYGGPGAGVFPEFGAPRIAVSMSQIEFSFEDRTRYRPLTNLGTVVLNIDSVLFLMGTSIELAATPDLLMPFVSDTITLIGPSIGSPHLVELDTLLVYHDDVSQNSPILIPLLIPADLATDEQDVLPRDFTIYPAYPNPFNPTSTISFALPSEQLVSLKITDIQGREVVNLLNTKLSAGEHSVEWNASTFASGTYFATLRAGKWQAQTKLTLLK, from the coding sequence ATGTTTGCCCGAATCGTCTTCACCTTCTTCTTCCTAACAGGCGTGACCCATGCGCTTGTCCGCAATGTTCCTGCAGAATTTGAAACGGTGCAGGAAGCGATTCTCGCGTGCGGCGATGGCGACACCGTGTTGGTTGCGGACGGTCACTATGTCGAGAACATTGACTTCCGCGGCCGCAATATCGTCGTGGCCAGCCACTATTTGCTGGACGAGGACGTCGCTCACATTCACAACACAATTCTCGACGGCTCCGAACCGGAATACCCCGACTCGGGTTCAGTGGTGCGAATTATCAACGGTGAAGACTCGACTACGGCCTTGATTGGTTTTACAATCACCGGCGGCACCGGCACGAAGTTTCGTGATCAAGATGACAACTTGTTCTATGTCGAGGGCGGCGGAATCATCATCGAGAATTCCTATCCGCTGATTGCGTTTAATGTGATCGTGAATAATCAAGCTACGCGCACAACTCCCGGAGCCACAAGCTCCGGCGGCGGCGGTATTCGCTACGGTTATTGCGCTCCGCGCATTCATAACAACATCATCCTGAGCAATTCCGGAAGATACGGCGGAGGAGTCGTCGGATTTTTTGCAGACGGCGACATTCGCAACAACGTCGTCGCTGAAAACAGCGGCGGCAACGCCTACGGCGGCGGCGGATTGTGGTTCGGAGGAGCCGGCCACACCAACACGGTTATCAACAATACTATTGTCGGCAACGAAAGCATTCAGAGCGGCGGCGGTATTCGACTGTATGCAGGCACTCTTAGCGGCCACGGAAACATCCTCTGGGGCAATCATGCCAACAGCGGTTCGCAGCAAGTCGGCGGCAACTCAAGCAACATTCATTTGGACTATTGTTGTGTTGAAGGCGGCTTGAATGGTACGGACAACATCAGCAACTACCCACTTTTCACGGCGCAGAATCTCTACCTTGAATCAATGTCCACATGTATTGATGCGGGTAGTCCCGATCCACAGTGGAATGACTCCGATACCACTCGCAACGACATCGGTTGCTACGGTGGACCTGGTGCGGGTGTGTTTCCTGAATTTGGCGCTCCGCGCATCGCAGTTTCCATGTCTCAAATTGAATTTTCTTTTGAGGATCGTACCCGCTATCGTCCTTTAACGAATCTCGGTACGGTTGTTCTAAACATTGATAGTGTGCTCTTCTTGATGGGAACTTCAATAGAACTGGCAGCTACGCCCGACTTGCTGATGCCTTTCGTGTCAGACACAATCACTTTGATTGGACCTTCAATCGGTTCGCCACACTTGGTTGAATTGGATACTTTGCTGGTGTATCACGATGATGTGAGCCAAAACAGTCCAATCTTGATTCCGCTCTTGATCCCCGCAGACTTGGCTACTGATGAACAAGATGTCCTGCCGCGAGACTTCACTATTTATCCCGCGTACCCAAACCCATTCAACCCAACCTCGACGATCAGCTTCGCGCTGCCTTCTGAGCAATTGGTCTCTCTAAAGATTACAGACATTCAAGGCCGCGAAGTCGTAAACTTACTAAACACCAAACTCTCCGCGGGCGAACATTCCGTAGAATGGAATGCAAGCACCTTCGCCAGCGGAACCTACTTCGCCACTCTACGAGCCGGAAAATGGCAAGCTCAAACCAAACTCACGCTGCTAAAGTAG
- a CDS encoding glycosyltransferase family 39 protein has protein sequence MKRLSILISLLVIGAGFRLFVIELRPAGAMLLAPDEPEYLETAQNIWLGNGFSFHGEPTGYRDMLMPYVAAGVMNIFGDFKPMFYLQLILSLLTGLFLYFVAAKRFTEGIAYGVLAVWMLYPAAAIFCSLFLTETMFLFFWVLAIWLHDRLEEHGYTIRDSLLLGIVLGLLCLTRATGTILIATVFIYVFLIRYETPLVDRARAVSFVLIGALVIMLPWMIRNQVTMDRFWLNTNGGINVLIGNNPYANGGYLFDERVEQMIPAEAHTEAARDIAASQAGKEYAQGHLRKTFAMWPTKFAYLWSTDMAMLAHFAPVRGSESLATTLHMQPLGALVLTAIPFAVLVILGLCGFYLVRKFPARGFFILQLALGAAAAFVTYGLPRYHYPLMPAVIIGAAAYVENQPWDGAPQWRRLLLLLAIGMFMGVWTFETVKIIGWM, from the coding sequence ATGAAACGCCTCTCTATTTTGATTTCACTGTTGGTGATCGGCGCGGGTTTTCGGTTGTTTGTGATTGAGTTGCGACCGGCGGGTGCGATGCTGCTCGCACCGGACGAACCGGAGTATCTCGAGACGGCGCAAAACATATGGTTGGGCAACGGTTTCTCATTTCACGGAGAACCAACCGGTTACCGCGATATGCTCATGCCCTATGTGGCAGCGGGAGTGATGAACATCTTCGGTGATTTCAAGCCGATGTTCTATTTGCAACTGATTCTTAGTTTGCTGACGGGACTGTTCCTGTATTTTGTGGCGGCGAAGAGGTTTACCGAAGGAATTGCGTACGGCGTTTTGGCTGTGTGGATGCTCTATCCTGCGGCTGCGATTTTCTGTTCGTTGTTCTTGACGGAAACGATGTTCTTGTTCTTCTGGGTGTTGGCAATTTGGCTGCACGACCGACTTGAAGAACACGGATATACGATACGCGATTCACTATTGCTGGGTATCGTGTTAGGGTTACTATGCTTGACACGCGCGACGGGGACGATACTAATCGCGACGGTCTTTATTTACGTATTTTTGATCCGCTACGAAACGCCTCTCGTAGATCGCGCGCGGGCCGTATCGTTTGTGTTGATTGGCGCGCTGGTCATCATGCTGCCGTGGATGATCCGCAATCAAGTGACGATGGACAGGTTCTGGCTCAACACGAACGGCGGCATCAACGTGTTGATCGGTAACAACCCGTACGCGAATGGAGGCTATCTGTTCGACGAGCGGGTGGAGCAAATGATTCCGGCGGAGGCACACACGGAGGCCGCGCGCGACATTGCCGCCTCTCAGGCTGGGAAAGAATATGCGCAGGGTCATCTTCGAAAGACGTTTGCGATGTGGCCGACGAAGTTTGCGTATTTATGGTCGACGGATATGGCGATGCTGGCACACTTCGCACCCGTGCGCGGCTCGGAGTCGCTGGCCACCACATTGCATATGCAGCCGCTCGGAGCTTTGGTGTTGACCGCGATTCCGTTTGCGGTGTTGGTGATTTTGGGTTTGTGCGGATTCTATCTTGTTCGAAAATTTCCGGCGAGAGGATTTTTCATTTTGCAGTTGGCACTGGGAGCGGCGGCGGCTTTTGTTACCTATGGTTTGCCGCGCTACCACTATCCGCTGATGCCCGCCGTGATTATTGGAGCGGCGGCTTATGTAGAAAACCAACCGTGGGACGGCGCGCCACAGTGGAGACGGTTGCTGTTATTGCTTGCAATCGGCATGTTCATGGGAGTATGGACATTTGAAACGGTCAAGATCATCGGGTGGATGTAA
- a CDS encoding T9SS type A sorting domain-containing protein → MNRLIRFAMLGLALMATLNSALAVAPNFSLLGQYQTGIFDASACEISAYDAASQRLFVISAAAGTVLVLDLSNPAAPTLLFSLSAAAYGGAEINSVDVHNGIVAACAQAAPKTDPGVIVFWDTNGNYLSHYTCGAQPDMITFTHDNHYVLTANEAEPNDDYTVDPEGSITVVDISGGVVGASVATASFAAYVGQEAALRAQGIRIYGPGANAAMDFEPEYIALNSSSTTAYVTLQENNAIAVVDIATATVTNLLPLGYKDHSLPGNALDPSDRDNGSGGPAIHINNWPVFGMYEPDGIASYAVNGVTYLVTANEGDSRDYSGFSEEGRVRGDLPLDPTAFPNASTLRDNANIGRLKVTTSMGDIDNDGDYDEIYCFGGRSFSIWDENGNQVFDSGDEFEVRLASMLPNDFNSTNDANQSFDSRSDDKGPEPEGVTVANVCGRWFAFIGLERVGGVMVYDITSPAHPYYVDYFTSRDFSAVVDGTPASLDAVVELGPEGVTFVDAIDSPNGMPLLIVSNEVSGSVTIYSAYCDQILPVEFGSFDAFAGDRVVTLNWNTLTETNNDHFEIFRSGTMIASVESQGNGANGFNYAWVDQNVENNTTYNYSLVSVSQNGERNELATASATPGAASTMPVEFALNPAYPNPFNPNTSLSYSLPEAAHVTLTVFDNTGREVATLVNGLVNAGSHNVSFNANGLSSGIYFARMTAGSFSASQKLVLMK, encoded by the coding sequence ATGAACCGTTTGATCCGCTTTGCTATGCTTGGCCTCGCTTTGATGGCTACTTTGAACTCCGCACTTGCGGTGGCTCCCAACTTCAGTTTGCTCGGACAGTATCAAACTGGTATTTTTGATGCCAGCGCTTGCGAAATCTCGGCTTACGATGCGGCTTCCCAGCGCTTGTTCGTAATCAGCGCTGCCGCTGGTACCGTTTTAGTGTTGGATCTCAGTAATCCCGCAGCCCCCACTTTGCTGTTTTCGCTGTCCGCCGCGGCTTACGGCGGCGCCGAAATCAACAGCGTGGACGTCCACAATGGCATCGTCGCCGCCTGTGCTCAAGCCGCGCCCAAGACTGACCCCGGAGTGATCGTTTTCTGGGACACGAATGGCAACTATCTTTCGCACTACACGTGCGGTGCCCAACCGGATATGATCACCTTCACGCACGACAATCACTATGTCTTAACGGCCAACGAAGCCGAACCCAATGACGACTATACGGTCGATCCCGAAGGCAGCATCACCGTTGTCGATATTTCGGGCGGCGTAGTTGGCGCTTCCGTTGCCACGGCGAGCTTTGCTGCTTATGTCGGTCAGGAAGCGGCTTTGCGTGCGCAAGGAATCCGTATCTACGGACCCGGCGCGAATGCCGCGATGGACTTTGAGCCCGAGTATATCGCTCTCAATTCTTCTTCGACGACGGCTTATGTCACTCTGCAGGAGAACAACGCAATTGCCGTCGTTGACATCGCTACGGCGACCGTGACCAATCTGCTTCCGCTTGGCTACAAAGATCACAGCTTGCCCGGCAACGCTCTCGATCCCAGTGACCGTGACAACGGCTCGGGCGGACCGGCGATTCACATCAACAACTGGCCGGTCTTCGGTATGTACGAGCCGGACGGCATCGCTTCCTACGCAGTCAACGGTGTGACCTATCTCGTGACCGCCAACGAAGGCGACTCCCGTGACTACTCCGGTTTTTCCGAAGAAGGACGCGTGCGCGGAGATCTGCCGCTTGATCCCACGGCTTTCCCCAATGCCAGCACGCTGCGCGACAACGCGAACATCGGCCGCTTGAAAGTGACCACCTCGATGGGCGACATTGACAATGACGGCGACTACGATGAAATCTATTGCTTCGGCGGCCGCTCGTTTTCCATCTGGGATGAAAACGGCAATCAGGTCTTTGACAGCGGCGATGAGTTTGAAGTTCGTTTGGCTTCCATGCTCCCGAACGATTTCAATTCCACTAACGATGCCAATCAGTCGTTCGATTCTCGCTCTGACGACAAGGGCCCCGAACCCGAAGGTGTAACGGTCGCCAATGTCTGCGGTCGCTGGTTTGCCTTTATCGGTCTCGAGCGCGTCGGCGGCGTCATGGTTTATGACATTACCAGCCCCGCGCATCCCTACTATGTTGACTACTTCACCTCACGCGATTTCAGCGCGGTTGTCGACGGCACGCCTGCTTCTTTGGATGCCGTTGTCGAGTTGGGTCCCGAAGGCGTTACGTTTGTAGATGCGATTGACTCGCCGAACGGCATGCCGCTCCTGATCGTTTCCAACGAAGTCAGCGGCAGCGTGACGATCTACTCTGCTTACTGTGACCAGATTCTCCCCGTCGAGTTCGGCAGCTTTGATGCCTTCGCCGGTGACCGTGTCGTGACCTTGAACTGGAACACCCTGACCGAAACCAACAACGACCACTTCGAAATCTTCCGTAGCGGCACGATGATCGCTTCCGTCGAAAGCCAAGGCAACGGCGCCAACGGATTCAATTATGCTTGGGTTGATCAGAACGTCGAGAACAACACGACGTACAACTACTCGCTGGTTTCTGTGTCGCAAAACGGCGAGCGCAATGAACTCGCCACTGCTTCGGCCACGCCCGGTGCCGCCAGCACGATGCCTGTCGAGTTCGCGCTGAACCCCGCCTATCCGAATCCCTTCAACCCGAACACCAGCCTTAGCTACTCGCTGCCCGAAGCCGCGCACGTCACGTTGACCGTGTTCGACAACACCGGCCGAGAAGTTGCAACATTGGTCAACGGTTTGGTCAATGCCGGTTCACACAATGTTTCGTTCAACGCCAATGGCTTGTCGAGCGGCATTTACTTCGCCCGCATGACCGCAGGTTCGTTCAGCGCGTCGCAAAAACTCGTTCTGATGAAGTAA
- a CDS encoding carboxymuconolactone decarboxylase family protein, with protein MSLLSEFESYRARMNERILAENHQPIKRFYSVDTLTYHDGALDRKTKEMLGLTASMVLRCDDCIKYHVLECHKLGVTVKEFFDIFSVSLVVGGSIVVPHMRRAVEFLDELEQTRKNQTA; from the coding sequence ATGTCCCTTCTGTCCGAATTTGAATCCTATCGCGCGCGCATGAACGAACGCATTTTGGCCGAGAACCATCAGCCCATCAAGCGCTTCTACAGCGTCGATACTTTGACGTATCATGACGGCGCGCTCGATCGCAAGACTAAAGAAATGCTCGGACTCACGGCTTCAATGGTTCTGCGTTGCGACGACTGTATCAAGTATCATGTGCTCGAGTGCCACAAACTCGGCGTGACCGTCAAAGAGTTTTTCGACATTTTTTCCGTCAGCCTCGTGGTTGGCGGTTCGATAGTAGTTCCGCATATGCGGCGAGCCGTGGAGTTTCTCGATGAATTGGAGCAAACACGCAAAAATCAAACGGCTTGA
- a CDS encoding PLP-dependent transferase has protein sequence MEDSKLRNAIEAFYLRYGFGTRCLHAGEKVGQPKLKSHTNAIFATSTFTFDNAEEGADLFARRSSGYIYTRLGNPTVVVAEAKLNALEGRDVKLADPECCIASLLYSSGMAAIASLSFALLHPGDTLLRGETLYGSTDDFFETMLPRYGVKSVIVDTGKPEEVKQAIADNPNAKMIFFETPTNPLLEITDIAETISIVRAVNPNIVVAVDNTFATPYLQQPLSMGADVVMHSTTKYLSGHGALIGGSLTTRHEWIKEELYHTMKDTGACPSPFDTWLLNMGMKTLPLRMEKHCSNAQAIAEWLVKHPRIKHVYYPGLPGFPQHHLANKQMRLPGGMISFEIDGDYAASTRVLNNVHLHTLAVSLGCVDSLIQHPASMTHASMTPEARKHAGITDNLIRLSVGIEEVDDLISDLDHALSKI, from the coding sequence ATGGAAGACTCTAAACTTCGTAACGCCATCGAGGCGTTCTATTTGCGCTACGGTTTCGGTACCCGCTGTCTGCATGCGGGTGAAAAGGTCGGCCAGCCGAAACTCAAAAGTCACACAAATGCGATCTTTGCAACTTCAACATTCACGTTCGACAATGCTGAAGAAGGTGCCGATCTATTTGCCAGACGTTCGTCAGGCTACATCTATACGCGGCTCGGTAATCCCACCGTAGTCGTCGCCGAAGCCAAACTCAATGCGCTCGAAGGCCGCGACGTAAAACTGGCCGATCCCGAGTGCTGTATCGCTTCGCTGCTCTATTCGTCTGGCATGGCGGCGATCGCTTCGCTTTCCTTCGCGCTGTTGCATCCCGGCGACACATTGCTGCGAGGAGAAACGTTGTACGGGTCGACCGACGATTTCTTTGAAACGATGCTGCCCAGATACGGCGTGAAGTCCGTGATTGTCGATACCGGCAAACCCGAAGAAGTTAAACAGGCGATTGCGGACAATCCTAACGCCAAGATGATCTTCTTTGAAACTCCGACCAATCCCTTGTTGGAGATCACGGACATTGCCGAAACGATCAGCATCGTCCGCGCGGTCAATCCGAATATCGTCGTGGCCGTGGACAACACTTTTGCGACACCCTATCTGCAGCAGCCGCTGTCGATGGGCGCTGACGTCGTGATGCACAGCACGACCAAGTATCTCTCAGGACACGGTGCGCTGATCGGAGGTTCACTCACGACCCGCCATGAGTGGATCAAGGAAGAGCTTTATCATACAATGAAAGATACCGGCGCGTGTCCGTCGCCGTTTGACACGTGGCTTCTGAACATGGGTATGAAAACTCTTCCGTTGCGCATGGAAAAACATTGCAGCAACGCGCAAGCCATTGCCGAATGGCTCGTCAAACATCCGCGCATCAAGCATGTCTACTATCCCGGCTTGCCCGGATTTCCGCAGCATCACTTGGCCAACAAGCAAATGCGGTTGCCCGGCGGTATGATTTCGTTTGAGATCGACGGCGACTATGCCGCTTCCACCCGTGTGCTGAACAATGTCCATTTGCACACATTAGCCGTGAGTCTTGGTTGTGTGGATTCGTTGATTCAGCATCCGGCGTCGATGACACACGCGTCCATGACACCAGAAGCCCGCAAACATGCCGGAATCACCGACAATCTGATCAGACTTTCCGTCGGCATCGAAGAAGTCGACGACCTGATCTCCGATCTCGATCACGCACTGTCGAAGATATAG
- a CDS encoding metal-dependent transcriptional regulator, with the protein MQHNGIGNGKSLLNGNGNGNGHAHTNGKFSKNSIEGLTPTRENYLRTLYQLSRGTDGVRLTDLARAEGVRLPTARHAVNCLRDLGLANQENYGKIQLTANGERIGRQICDRFDLTRKFLIEVLGVHAEAAEREASVMEHHLEEDTLERLAAFVKHVTNCPGGEYASPDCLVNLRASMDERPQIPA; encoded by the coding sequence ATGCAACATAACGGAATCGGGAACGGAAAATCGTTGCTTAATGGAAATGGAAACGGCAATGGTCATGCGCACACAAACGGCAAGTTCTCTAAAAACAGCATAGAGGGATTGACGCCGACTCGCGAGAACTACTTACGCACACTATATCAACTCTCGCGTGGTACTGATGGAGTGCGCTTGACGGATCTTGCGCGTGCGGAAGGGGTTAGGCTTCCCACGGCACGTCATGCGGTGAACTGTTTGCGTGATTTGGGTTTAGCAAATCAAGAGAACTACGGCAAGATACAGTTGACGGCAAATGGGGAGCGTATTGGCCGGCAGATCTGCGATCGCTTTGATTTGACTCGCAAGTTTTTGATAGAAGTGCTTGGAGTTCATGCGGAAGCGGCAGAACGCGAAGCCTCCGTAATGGAACATCATTTGGAAGAGGACACGCTGGAACGCCTCGCTGCATTCGTGAAACATGTCACGAACTGTCCGGGAGGAGAATACGCGAGTCCTGATTGTTTGGTGAATTTGCGCGCATCGATGGATGAGAGACCGCAAATTCCGGCATAG